The following nucleotide sequence is from Acidobacteriota bacterium.
CGGCGTCGGGAACCGGTGGCTGGCCGGTTCCGTCGATCAACGTCGCGCCTTTGAGAACCAGCACCTTGCTTGTTTGGTTTTGCTGCGGCCAGCCCAGCGCAAGGAAACTCAGCGCGACAATTGCCAATGCGACCCAGCAAAATTGTCGCCAATACATGAGCGGGTCCCTCCGTTCCGGAAATACTTTTGCCATGCGACTCCTGCCGCAGTCAATTCCACTTGCTACTTTCCGAAGAAATCCAATTCTGCCTGATTGAATTCTTTGGGATTGTCCACGTTGACCACACGCGCTCCACCGGAATTAATCTCTTGGTCTTCCCACGAGTGAAAATATACACGAATTTCGGTCTAACCGAGCACAATTGTTCTCCGATAGGGTGGTCGGCTCCGAACTGGCCTTTTCAAAAACTGCTTCCTTCTGGGTCTTTCCTGAGATCGATTTCTTCATCGCCACAACCGGTGGCGCGACCCTGCTCCGATGGTAAGAGACGCCATCCGCCTGAGGCACCCCTGACTATTCATGAGACGGCTTCTCGATCAACATTCGCTTTTCACCGCAGACGGAGTTTTTCGGTAGGCACACCCATTCTTGAATCAGGCGAAGCTGCTTAGAAACAGCAGACTTAGCCCAATGAAAGCTGATTCCACAAGGCAACATCGACGACGAAATTGCCAACCGGCAGAGTTCTGAAATCATCGCCTAGGGCGCAGGTCGCCGTTCAAATCCCCTTCGAGGTCGCAGGGCAGACCACGGCGTCGCTGGTGGTAACGGTCTCTGGTCAATCCAGCGCGCCCCGGACGATTAATGTCGCGCCCACGGCTCCGGGTTTCTTTACACTTAACCAAGCAGGCTCTGGACCCGCGGTGGTATTGCACTCCGATGGCGCAACGCCTGTTACCGCGGAGAATCCGGCACGCCTGAATGAAGTAGTCATTTTCTACTTAACAGGCCTGGGAGCGCTGAGTTCTCCTCTGGAGACGGGTGCCCCTGCAGGGGGCAATCCATCCGCCGCAACGGCGACATTGACGATTGGCGGAATCGGGGGAAGCGGGATTTCTGCCGTAGTTGACTACGCGGGCGCGGCGCCTGGTTTTGTAGGCTTGAATCAGGTGAATGCGCGAATCCCGGCGAATGCTCCCCTCGGGGGCAGGTTGAGCAATCAGGTAACCATTCCTATTGGGCAGTAAATCTTGGGTGGCGCGTGGCCGGATTATTTTCGGCCACGCATTCTTTCGCAACGAATCTATCTTAAGCAGTCTATAATGTGCGGGTTGTTTAATCTCCCGTTGCATGGTGATCCCCATTGTCAGAAGAACAATCCGCACCCTCTTCGCTTAGAACCATTGGACTCATATTGGGGCCGATGCTGTTTGCCGGCGCATTGATTTACCCCGCTCCCGAAGGAATGTCCCTTGAGGCCAAGCGCACCGCGGCGGTGGTGCTGCTGATGGCTGTCTGGTGGATTACCGAAGCCGTCGAGATGGCCATCACCTCGCTGCTCCCGCTGGTCCTGTTCCCCGTTCTTGGAATACTTCCCAGCGAAAAAGTCGCGCCCTATTACACTGACCACGTTATCTTCCTTTACTTCGGTGGCTTTGTGGTCGCGCTGGCCATACAGAAGTGGAATCTACACCGGCGCATCGCGCTGCATACCATTCGCATGGTGGGGACGGAGCCGACGAAACTCGTGCTGGGCTTCATGATCGCCACCGCATTCCTGTCCATGTGGATGTCCAACACCGCCTGCGCCATGATGATGTTTCCCATCGGCATCGCCGTGGTGCTGCAACTGGCGGGCGAAGAAGGGCAGCCGCCTGATCGCCGTATACTCGATAATTTCGGCTCGGTGCTGATGTTGAGTATCGCCTATGCCTCCAGCCTGGGCGGCATCGGCACGCTGATCGGCACGCCCACCAATCTTGTCTTTGCCGGCGCGGCTACCAAACTGGTTCCCGGTGGGCCGGAGATTCAATTCCTGAAATGGATGGCCATCGGCGTCCCCGTCGTGATCATCTTTTTGCCGATCTGCTGGTTCTATCTGTGCCGCTATAGCTCGCCCGTGCCGCTGAGCCAGATCAAGTTTCGCAGCGGCCAGCATGTGATCGAAGACGAGCTGCGCAAAATGGGCCGCATCACTCGCGAGGAGATGCTCCTGCTGGTTGTGTGGGCATTCATGGCGCTGCTGTGGATCTTCCGCTCGCCGCTCAATCTTGGATCGTTCACGATTCCCGGATGGTCGCAACTGTTCGCCAAGCGCGCCTTCCTGCATGACGCCACCGTGGCCATGGCCGCCGGCATTTTGCTTTGCCTGATTCCGTCATCAAAAATGAAGGGCGGGGAAAACGGCGGAAAACCGGAACGAGTATACCTGATCGATTGGGACACGATCCGCAAAGGAGTCCCGTGGGGCGTGCTATTCCTATTTGGTGGCGGATTCGCGCTGGCCGCCGGCATGGAGGCGACGGGCCTGTCGGCATGGCTCGGGACCATCTTCGGTAAACTCGCGGGCATCCCGCCATTTCTGATTGTTCTGATTGTTTGCCTCGGCGTTACATTTCTCTCCGAGATCGCCTCGAACACCGCCACCGCCGTCATGGCCATGCCCATTCTCGCCGCCACCGCGGGACAGGTGGGCCTGCATCCCTACCTCATCATGATCGCCGGCACCATCGCCGCCTCCTACGGATTCATGCTGCCCGTGGCCACGCCTCCGAACGCCATCGTCTACAGCAGCGGCTGGATTCCCGCTCCGCAAATGGCCAAGACCGGCCTCGCCCTCGACTTAATGGGCGTTCTGCTAGTAGCCGCGATGGTCTACCTGCTCGTCGGCCCCGTCTTCGGCATCCCGGTCTAGATGACAAACATTGCAAGTTTGACGTCGTTGCCTATGGAACTTGTCCTGTCGTCGTTTGCAGCTTATCATTGCGCCTATGGCAAAACTCAATGTTCAGCAGATTCGGAATCTGGCACGAACCATCATCGCCGAGAACCCGGGAGGTATTCGATATAGCGTCTTAATAAACGACAATATTTCACCGCAGTCTCCGGAAACCCCAAGGAGCACGATAGGTGGTGCAGTATATAACCTGGACACTTTATTTACCGATGAGATATCCAAGCCCAGCCGCGGTCTCTACGTGCCGGTTGCCAGATCAGGAAACGACATCGCCGCACTTGGGAGTGCTGAGCAAGTGGCGGGGACCGGGATCAAGGTAAGGGAAACCGATTTTTACGAGCCTTTCGCCCTATGGCTCAAGAACGATTTGGATGAAGTCACCGAAGTTAGGTCGCTTGGTGGGGCCGGCTTAAAGTAAAAATGGGGAACGCCCGATGTAGTCGGTGTTTACAAGCCGCTCGCCAGCAACCTGATCAAGTTTCCTATCGAGATCGTTTCTGCTGAAATCAAAATTGATCCACTAGCGCCGGTTGTGGCTTTCGGCCAAGCTGTTGCTTACAGATTGTTTTCGACGAAGACTTACATTGCGATGCCGACGACCTTGACAGAGGAGGATCAGAGTCGGTTGGAATCCCTCTGCATGCTCTTCGGAGTCGGGCTGGTCCTATTTGATCTCAACAAGGAGATTCCACAGTTCTCGATTCGCGTGCGTGCTCAACGATTTTCACCGGATATGTTTTACGTCAATGAATTCGCTGATCGTCTAAAACACCATGACGCCGAAATCTTTGAAGGACTGTTCGGGTGAATTCTTCGGGTAGTGGGATCGCTAGGGTGTGAGTTTGCTGCTCTTGCGCTTTTAAAATTGTAAATACATAATGTCAATATAAATGTATGGACTACGTTTGGGACCACCAAAAGAATCGCCGGAACGTAGTCCGGCACGGCATTGGGTTCGAGGATGCCGTCAAGATATTCGAGGGGCCCACGCTGGAGCAGGTGGACACGCGGTTTGATTACGGCGAGGTGCGTGTTTACGCGGTGGGAGTGGTAAACGGCTTCGAGATCACGGTGATCTACACGGACGCCCCTCACGGCGGGCGGCGAATCATCTCGGCCTGGAGGGCTGAACGACATGAAAGAGAAGCTTACTGGAAAAACATCGGCTAAGACCGGGGCTAAGTCTGGGGTTAAGCAGGCCACCGATTGGAAGCGGGTCCGGTCCCGGAGCGAGACCCAAGTCCGCCGGGCGATCGCGGGCGATTCGGAGGCGCGAGCAACTGACGCGGAGTTCTGGAAGAACGCGCGAGTGGTAATGCCTCTGGCGAAGGAAACCATCACCATCCGCCTGGATGCCGATCTGCTGGAGTGGCTCCGCAAGCAAAAGCGCTATCAGACGCGCATCAACGCAGTGCTGCGAAGCTACATGCATGGGAATATGGGTTCCCGACGGCTCAGCGCCCGTTAGTCTAGGGGGAAGATGAAAGAATACTGCTTTGCGGCTTCCATCACTATCCCCGGACCAGGCCCCAGCGGCGCTGCATGCGCCGTTCGATCCATTGGAAGACGGTCAGGTCGATGGCGTAGCCGAGCAGCATGATCAGGATCATCACCGCGATTACCTGACTCATGTCGTTCAGGTCGCGGCCCATCATGAGCAGGTGGCCGAGGCCGAGCGAGACGAAAAGCATTTCGCCGGAGATCAGTGAGCGCCAGGCAAAGGCCCAACCCTGTTTCAGCCCACCCAGCAAATGCGGCATGCTGGCTGGCAGCAGGACATGTGTGAATTGATTCATCCCCGTGGCCCCAAGATTCCTGCCAGCCTGAAGCAGAATGTGCGGCACGTGGCGCAGTCCGATCTCGGTGCTGATGGAGACGGCCAGCACCGATCCCATTACCGTTACGAACAGGATCGCGTTCTCACTTAGCCCAAACCACAACACTGCCAGCGGCAGCCAGCAAATGCTCGGTAGACTCTGCAAGCCCAAGATCAGCTTGCCGACGGTTGACTCCATGAACTCATTGGTGGCGATCAGGAAGCCCATGGCGACTCCCAGAACAACTGACAAGATATATCCAATGAGAATCCGCTTCATGCTGATGCCGATCGCCACTGGAATGGTGTTGTCTTGTATGCCATACCACATCGCTTCCAGCACCATATACGGCGACGGCAGCAGGTAGGTCGGCCAGAATTCCGCCCAGACGATCGCCTGCCAGAACAGGACCAGACCGATGTAAAAGAGAATCTGCTTAAGTTTTTTCATCATCGTGATACTCTTCCCTGACCGAGCGGTCGATCTCTTCGCGCAACTGCGCCATTAATCTACGAGCCACCACGGCCAGCTCTGGGTCTTCGAGTTGGCGGGGCCGCGGCAATTCAATGAAGAAGGCGCTCTTCACGCGACCGGGCCGGAAGGTCAGCAGGACCACGCGGTCCCCGAGCCGCACGGCCTCGCGCATGTTGTGCGTAACAAAAATAATCGTGCTCCTGGTCTCCTGCCAAACCCGCTCCAGCTCGTCGTGCAGGCGGTCCCGCGTCTGGGCGTCCAGCGCCGCGAACGGCTCGTCCATCAGCAGAACAGCGGGTTCCAGCACCAGCGCGCGGGCCAGCGCGACACGCTGTCGCATCCCTCCAGACAGTTCGTGGATATAGCTTTCTTCAAACTTGGAGAGATGGACGAGCTGGAGGAATCTCCGCGCACGATCCCGGCGTTCTGCCGCGGGGATGCCCTTCATGCGCATGCCGAATTCCACGTTCTGCCGCACGTTCAGCCAAGGGAAAAGGGCCAGGTCCTGAAAGATCAGGATCGTGCCATGTACCGGCCCGTCAATCCGTTTTCCACTGGTGTAAATTTGTCCAGAGGTCGGCTGATCCAGTCCAGCCATAATATTCAGCAGTGTGGATTTCCCGCAACCCGATGGTCCAACGACGCAGAGAAATTCGCCTTCCTTCACATTCAAGTTGATCTTGTCCAGCGCCAGCGTGCTTCCGGTCTCACCCGCGTAGGAGCGCGAGACATTCTCAAGCAGCAGCATACTTTCTCTTAGCCAGGGTGTTTGCGACGGTTGCGACATCTATGCTGCTCCGCAGTGCTGAAATAAACGATGATCGGTAGCGCGATGAACCGCGCTGGCGGGCGAAACGATTATCCTACCAGTGAACCCGCTGATTTCCTGAAAAATTACCCGCCTGCCTGGATTCGCGTATCCTTAGCGAAACCCCGGTTCTCCGTGTTCTTTCAGAATCTCATTCAATAGCGTGAGGTCGTATATTCCATTTAAATTAATCTGCTGGCGCCCCAGAAGCCCCAGATCAAAAGCCGACTTTGCTGATTTCAGGGTTGGGTCTCGCAACGGATCAACGGTGAATTCAAGTCGGGAGAGCGATTCATCAAGGAGAGCCAGGGGCAGAGCCTTTGTCGTCTCCCGCCGAATCTCCTGATTGAGAACGCGCTTGGCCTCGTCCAGATTTAACTTCATCCATTCAGTCATTGCAACGTGCGCCCGCAGCCACCTTCGCACCAACTCCGGATGTTGATTTAGGAACTCAGCGCGAACGATCACCACGGTCGTGGCAAATTGACCATTCGGCCACAAGCTGCGCTCGTCGATGAATCGTTTCCCATTCGCTTCGCGAATCAGACGCGTCGCCCATGGCTCGGGTGCCCATGCCGCGTCCAATTCCTTGCGTGCAAACAGCGTCAATTGATCGGCATTCGCCATGGGCATGACCCGAACGTCGCCGCCTCGTTCCCACGATTGCATGTCATGTGATAGCAGCCATGCACGCAGTGCCACATCCTGCGTATTCCCAAGCTGAGGCGTGGCTACCCGCTTGCCGCGAAAATCTTCAGGGCTGCGTATTCCTGAATCCGCTCGAACGATCAGCGAAGCGCCGCCACTTAAAGCTCCGGCTACAATGCGCAGCGCTTTCCCCTGCGATCGTACATAGCCTGAGATGGCCGGATTGGGGCCCACGTAGGCGATGTCCAACTGACTCGCGAAGATCGCCTCGATGATGGAAGGTCCGGCGTTGAATATTTTCCAATCGATCTTCGCATTATTGCCGAGGGCCTTCTGGTACGCGCCGTTGGCCTGCGCAATTAACGCCTGGGCATGAGTAATATTCGGCATATGTGCCGCGCGAATGATTACCTGCGAGGTTGTCTGTGAGTGCGTGCTCGATGCCGAAGCGAGCATGATGATTACGGCCATCACACGAGTCCAGCGACTTGTCGTCGGATTCTTTATTCCCATGATCTTGCCCAATCCAGCCAACTCTTCCTGTTCCGCCGAACCATTGTCAAAACATTGCCTGCGTGCTCGACGCGTACCGACCAAGCTGTTTGCTGCCGACCGTATCCTTGATGGCGCGACTGATTGCGGGTAAGTCTCTTGCTGATTGAAGTTCAGAGGTCTGGCTCATCGGCTGTGCGGTCGGTTAGTTACACCGACAACAACAGGCGCACCGGGCAATGCGAATTCCGCCGTGAGTCAAAGTCGAGTACATCCTCTGAAAGTAAGCCCAGTGCGGGAGATTGTCAAGGCACCGCCTGCGATGGCACTGATCTCAGGCTAGACAGGTGCGCCAAACTGTTCGCCCGGCGTAATTTGCGCCCCATTCATGAATTCTCGCGCACTCATGCGGCGGCGGCCTTCGAGCTGGACTTCAACGACTTGAAGAATGGTCTGCTCGCCACAGGCAACCAGGACGCCTTCCGTTCCATTGGCGATTGTGCCCACCGGTAACGCTGCGCCTGAATTGGCATGCACTGCTGGCCTGGCGGAGGTGATGACCAGCCGCTTGTTGCGAAATTCCGTGTAGATGCCCGGCCACGGTGTAAAGCCGCGCAGCCGATTGTAGATTCTTGTGGCGGACCAGGCCCAGTCGATCAGGCCGTCTTCCTTCTTGAGCAACGGCGCTTTCGATGCGCGGCTGTCGTCCTGCCTCTGGGGATGCAGACGGCCTGCCACCACGCCATCAAGCGTTTCCATCATCAAGTCTGCGCCCGCCACGCTCATCCGTTCCGCTAATTCGGGCGACGTCTCGTCGGGACCAATGGCCGTCTCCCATTGCAGTAGCGCGGGGCCGGTATCCATGCCCGGGTCCATGAGCATTGTCGTGTTGCCGGTGATGGTTTCGCCATTGGCGATGGCCCACTGAATGGGCGCGGCGCCTCTATATGCAGGCAACAGAGAAGCGTGCAGATTGATGCAGCCGTATCGCGGCAGCTCCAGCAACCAAGGCGGAAGAATCTGGCCGTAGCCGACCACAATCATCACGTCCGGCTGCAGACCTTCCAGAATGGCGCGCGGCTCGTCGCGCCGGATGCGCTCCGGTTGCTCGACGCGCAATCCCAACCGCAGCGCGGCCTCCTTCACAGGAGGCGGATGCAGCTTCTGCTCGCGCCCCACGGGGCGATCCGGCTGCGTGTACACGGCGGACATCTCATGCCCGCCGGCGACCAGCCGTTGCAGCGTGGGGATAGCGAATTTTGGGGAGCCGGCAAAGACAATTTTCATTGGTGGAAGGG
It contains:
- a CDS encoding SLC13/DASS family transporter: MLFAGALIYPAPEGMSLEAKRTAAVVLLMAVWWITEAVEMAITSLLPLVLFPVLGILPSEKVAPYYTDHVIFLYFGGFVVALAIQKWNLHRRIALHTIRMVGTEPTKLVLGFMIATAFLSMWMSNTACAMMMFPIGIAVVLQLAGEEGQPPDRRILDNFGSVLMLSIAYASSLGGIGTLIGTPTNLVFAGAATKLVPGGPEIQFLKWMAIGVPVVIIFLPICWFYLCRYSSPVPLSQIKFRSGQHVIEDELRKMGRITREEMLLLVVWAFMALLWIFRSPLNLGSFTIPGWSQLFAKRAFLHDATVAMAAGILLCLIPSSKMKGGENGGKPERVYLIDWDTIRKGVPWGVLFLFGGGFALAAGMEATGLSAWLGTIFGKLAGIPPFLIVLIVCLGVTFLSEIASNTATAVMAMPILAATAGQVGLHPYLIMIAGTIAASYGFMLPVATPPNAIVYSSGWIPAPQMAKTGLALDLMGVLLVAAMVYLLVGPVFGIPV
- a CDS encoding BrnT family toxin, which produces MDYVWDHQKNRRNVVRHGIGFEDAVKIFEGPTLEQVDTRFDYGEVRVYAVGVVNGFEITVIYTDAPHGGRRIISAWRAERHEREAYWKNIG
- a CDS encoding 3-oxoacyl-ACP synthase → MKEKLTGKTSAKTGAKSGVKQATDWKRVRSRSETQVRRAIAGDSEARATDAEFWKNARVVMPLAKETITIRLDADLLEWLRKQKRYQTRINAVLRSYMHGNMGSRRLSAR
- a CDS encoding ABC transporter permease, with protein sequence MMKKLKQILFYIGLVLFWQAIVWAEFWPTYLLPSPYMVLEAMWYGIQDNTIPVAIGISMKRILIGYILSVVLGVAMGFLIATNEFMESTVGKLILGLQSLPSICWLPLAVLWFGLSENAILFVTVMGSVLAVSISTEIGLRHVPHILLQAGRNLGATGMNQFTHVLLPASMPHLLGGLKQGWAFAWRSLISGEMLFVSLGLGHLLMMGRDLNDMSQVIAVMILIMLLGYAIDLTVFQWIERRMQRRWGLVRG
- a CDS encoding ABC transporter ATP-binding protein — its product is MSQPSQTPWLRESMLLLENVSRSYAGETGSTLALDKINLNVKEGEFLCVVGPSGCGKSTLLNIMAGLDQPTSGQIYTSGKRIDGPVHGTILIFQDLALFPWLNVRQNVEFGMRMKGIPAAERRDRARRFLQLVHLSKFEESYIHELSGGMRQRVALARALVLEPAVLLMDEPFAALDAQTRDRLHDELERVWQETRSTIIFVTHNMREAVRLGDRVVLLTFRPGRVKSAFFIELPRPRQLEDPELAVVARRLMAQLREEIDRSVREEYHDDEKT
- a CDS encoding ABC transporter substrate-binding protein; the encoded protein is MAVIIMLASASSTHSQTTSQVIIRAAHMPNITHAQALIAQANGAYQKALGNNAKIDWKIFNAGPSIIEAIFASQLDIAYVGPNPAISGYVRSQGKALRIVAGALSGGASLIVRADSGIRSPEDFRGKRVATPQLGNTQDVALRAWLLSHDMQSWERGGDVRVMPMANADQLTLFARKELDAAWAPEPWATRLIREANGKRFIDERSLWPNGQFATTVVIVRAEFLNQHPELVRRWLRAHVAMTEWMKLNLDEAKRVLNQEIRRETTKALPLALLDESLSRLEFTVDPLRDPTLKSAKSAFDLGLLGRQQINLNGIYDLTLLNEILKEHGEPGFR
- a CDS encoding methionyl-tRNA formyltransferase, with the translated sequence MKIVFAGSPKFAIPTLQRLVAGGHEMSAVYTQPDRPVGREQKLHPPPVKEAALRLGLRVEQPERIRRDEPRAILEGLQPDVMIVVGYGQILPPWLLELPRYGCINLHASLLPAYRGAAPIQWAIANGETITGNTTMLMDPGMDTGPALLQWETAIGPDETSPELAERMSVAGADLMMETLDGVVAGRLHPQRQDDSRASKAPLLKKEDGLIDWAWSATRIYNRLRGFTPWPGIYTEFRNKRLVITSARPAVHANSGAALPVGTIANGTEGVLVACGEQTILQVVEVQLEGRRRMSAREFMNGAQITPGEQFGAPV